One window of the Gambusia affinis linkage group LG13, SWU_Gaff_1.0, whole genome shotgun sequence genome contains the following:
- the gins1 gene encoding DNA replication complex GINS protein PSF1 isoform X1, translated as MFCEKAIELIRELHRVSDGQLPAFNEDGLRQVLQEMEALYEQNQADVSEAKAAGRADLIPSIKLRHCCLLRNRRCVVAYLYDRLLRIRALRWEYGSVLPANVRFHMSAEEVQWFGQYKKSLASFMRSIGGQEGLDVTQDMKPPKSLYIQVRCLKDHGEFEIDDGTVILLKKNSQHFLPRWKCEQLIRQGVLEHVMS; from the exons ATGTTCTGTGAGAAAGCCATCGAGCTGATCCGGGAGCTGCACCGGGTGAGCGACGGCCAGCTGCCCGCTTTCAAC GAGGACGGATTGCGGCAGGTTCTGCAGGAGATGGAGGCTCTGTACGAACAGAACCAGGCTGATGT GTCTGAGGCCAAGGCCGCCGGCCGCGCTGACCTCATCCCCTCCATCAAGCTGCGCCACTGCTGCCTGCTGAGGAACCGACGCTGCGTCGTGGCCTACCT GTACGACCGCCTGCTGAGGATCCGTGCGCTGCGATGGGAGTACGGCAGCGTTCTGCCCGCCAACGTCCGCTTCCACATGTCTGCGGAGGAG GTGCAGTGGTTTGGCCAGTATAAAAAGTCCCTGGCCTCCTTCATGCGATCCATCGGAGGACAGGAGGGACTGGACGTCACGCAGGACATGAAGCCTCCAAAGAGCCTCTACATCCAG GTCAGGTGCCTGAAGGACCACGGTGAGTTCGAGATCGACGACGGAACCGTGATCCTGCTGAAGAAGAACAGCCAG CACTTCCTGCCACGGTGGAAATGTGAGCAGCTGATTCGCCAGGGCGTTCTGGAGCATGTGATGTCATAA
- the gins1 gene encoding DNA replication complex GINS protein PSF1 isoform X2: protein MFCEKAIELIRELHRVSDGQLPAFNEDGLRQVLQEMEALYEQNQADVSEAKAAGRADLIPSIKLRHCCLLRNRRCVVAYLYDRLLRIRALRWEYGSVLPANVRFHMSAEEVQWFGQYKKSLASFMRSIGGQEGLDVTQDMKPPKSLYIQVRCLKDHGEFEIDDGTVILLKKNSQEVAFVRSTSCHGGNVSS from the exons ATGTTCTGTGAGAAAGCCATCGAGCTGATCCGGGAGCTGCACCGGGTGAGCGACGGCCAGCTGCCCGCTTTCAAC GAGGACGGATTGCGGCAGGTTCTGCAGGAGATGGAGGCTCTGTACGAACAGAACCAGGCTGATGT GTCTGAGGCCAAGGCCGCCGGCCGCGCTGACCTCATCCCCTCCATCAAGCTGCGCCACTGCTGCCTGCTGAGGAACCGACGCTGCGTCGTGGCCTACCT GTACGACCGCCTGCTGAGGATCCGTGCGCTGCGATGGGAGTACGGCAGCGTTCTGCCCGCCAACGTCCGCTTCCACATGTCTGCGGAGGAG GTGCAGTGGTTTGGCCAGTATAAAAAGTCCCTGGCCTCCTTCATGCGATCCATCGGAGGACAGGAGGGACTGGACGTCACGCAGGACATGAAGCCTCCAAAGAGCCTCTACATCCAG GTCAGGTGCCTGAAGGACCACGGTGAGTTCGAGATCGACGACGGAACCGTGATCCTGCTGAAGAAGAACAGCCAG gaagtggctTTTGTCCGCAGCACTTCCTGCCACGGTGGAAATGTGAGCAGCTGA